The genomic segment CCTGGAACAGAGCGGGaatggggggtggggggagggagtCTGTACCAGAGTGGGGGGGCATCGGAAGCCTGGACCAGAGCGGGAATGGGGGGTGGGGGAGACCTGGACCAGAGCGGGGGAGGTTTGGGTGGCCTGGACCAGAGCGGGCAGGGAGGGATGCGGCCTGGACTAAAAGCATTAAATGTCATTCACCACACGTGGTACAATAaacacagcatttacgctacatgggaCCACACAATTTGGGATAGTACCGCCCGTCATGCTCCAAATTGTCTTCATCCGGGTCCCAATGAATAAGAGGCTCGTTGCAAGGAGTAAACTCATGTCAAACTGCTTTATTACATCTTAAATAACAGTACATTTTAATATAGTATCTATCTTGCATCCAGCGTTCTTGTAGTACACTGACTTTAAAATTAAATACAAAAGGTGAAAGGGAGTAGGGGGTGCAAGAGAGCTCTACATAGTAATTTATGCAAGAAGTGGGCGGGGCTTCTTTCTTTGCCAGTTCCCGGCCTAACGCACAATTACAGCACTTTTTTGTacagaaagaggagagaaaaaaaaaaaatagaaaaaaaaaagcctcTACTGCTAAAGGTTGAGTATCGATCATATACAATTAGGAAGAagcgaataaaaaaaaaaataataatgtgctACTTTCTTACTGCACAGACCGTGGAACAGAGGTGCAGCTCCCGTGTATTGGTGTCCAGATCTTtacaggaaaggaaaaaaaaaaaaaaaagattggaaTAGAACAAGGGAAGGAAATAGAAGGGGGGGAAAAAAGCCGTTCTTGGAAGAAGAAAGATAAAATCAGATGCAAGATCCTCTTTCTACAAGAACAGGCTGAGAATCATCAACTTAAACCCAAAGGTGACGTTTAATTTCACATTTCCCAACCTTTTcctgaaaaatatattttttttttattgattttatgcaATCGTTTGAACaggatgttttttgtttgttttttttgttaaaaaaaagtgaattaagctACTCAAAGTGCTCTTTTTTGCACTATTTTTTTTGAGAAAAATGTATACATAGAGTAGCCGtgattataaaaaaaattaaaaaaaaaaaattaaaaaaatgagcaCAACCGCAATagttatttcatttttttaaaaatttttttaaatgaaaaagaaaaaaaaaaaaacatctaaggACTCTCTATTTGCACATTATTAAGCAACTCTACAGCATGCAATCTTAAGAGGAAAACCCATCCCTATGgcaaacacacccccaccccccgccAACAGAAGAATAAAAGCTTTCTGAAAGTTTTTAACTTTAGAAAGTTCAAGATCATTATTTTCAAAAAACATTAAATTTGTACATCATTTCATACACATCTGACTTTatatccaaaagaaaaaaaaataaagaaaaaaaaataaaaagagaacAGACATGTACTGCTGCTGCTCCGAAATCTATCGATACGGGGGACCCAGGGTAGTGTTCATGAATTATTACCCTTGTACGGCTCATCTcttttttttcccccagtttttgGAAAGGGAACATGGCTCTGAATGGTTCCGATTTTTATGTGAATAAAGGATTTGACGTGTGTTAAAAACCGTGAaggacaaaaaaaaattaaaaaaaaaataaaacaaaacaaaaaaaataaaatatataaaataaattttttttttttattttatatatatttttttattttattttttgttttgttttattttatttaaaaaagaaaaaaatatataaaaaaaaaaatatatataataaagtcTGGCAACCGCATAAAGCACCAACAAGACTACTAGATGCCCATCTAGGAGTACGTCTTTGCTCAAAAAGGAGCACGCTAAACCAACCACATGACTGGTGCTTGATGTTAGATGCTgccaaaaaggaaaaataaacttgtccccaccccaaaaaaaaaaaatatacatatatatatataaactatggGTTAACCTCAATAGCAAAGGGTGAGCTGAACATTGCGCTGCAATCTTGCATGCTCTCCATCCCTGAAAAAGGAGCTTCTAGTAATAGTGTGTTGGGTGCAAGGAGAATAGAGGTGGAGTGGCGTAGATGCATTCGTAGAACAGAACACAGTTCGTTGGCATCGGTGGTATAAAGAACTGTACATGGTTAAAAACCGAGTCCTTCCGGCACTCCAGTCGCATCCGTTTTGCAGAGTCCCCAACATGGACGGTCGATATTCTCAAGATGATGACGACGCAACGTTGTGAAGGCACTCCAGGCATTGGGTTACTACATTTTTTTTTCCCAAGCAGTTGGTGCTCAAAAGTAACTCAATTACTGGAGCAACCTACCCGGGGAAGGGGTGCGGAGGGCGGACAAGATTTTACGTGGATGTCTAATATGCTCTTTAATGTTCATAGGGTCCTGTACCTGTGCAACAGATTTACACAATTGACAATACAGGGGGGAAAAAAGTTaccaatttttttgttttctaagacGCCCTAAACTTATAAGTCTATTACATCCCACCTTAAACTTAGACCAATAAGAgggggcataaaaaaaaaaaataaaaataaaaaaaaaacctgttaacTGTTATGTTACAATCCTGTAAGAAAACCAGACTCTGCTCTACAACCTTCACAAATGGACTTTATATGCTCGATATATAGGTATTTGTTTTTTGTCGGTTCTCTCTTATGGCGCATAGTGTTTTGTATCGTTAGTCAAGACATAAAAAGGTGAACGAAAGggatgaacaaaaaaataaaaaaaaaagtaatggtcccaaaaAGGAATGCACAATTCTCAGAACCACAAAATAATTCTTCCTATAGCAAATAATTGTGCTCTtgttttcagcaaaaaaaaaaataaaaaataaaaaataataatgagaGGAGAGGTTCTGCCCTTTGATGTATGGGAGTAGGGAGAGTGGGTGTCCACGTTAGTATGTTTGGATCGGATATGCTATGATTTAAAATTTCGAAGGTTGGAATGCTCTTCCAGTCATGGAGAAGTCCGCTGGGTGTCTAAGGAAGaagacaaaaaaaggaaaaattagaaataacacaaaaaaaaaaaaaaaaaaaaaggaaaagcaggTCTTCAAATGTTtatggggatttttttttatttttttttttttatttgaaatcaaCTTTCAAACAAAATCAAATTATCAATATCATATTGGTGTGGGTCCGACACCCggccccaccacagcagccagaggaTAAGGAGTGCACAGAGGCGAAAAAGGACAGCTACAACACACTAAGACATTCACTTCAATGGGAGCCGAGCTGCAGTAGCCAAGGTCGGCCACTAGACTGAAATAAGAGCCGAGATGTCAGGGCTCCATCCAACGTTTACCGTATTATAAGatacttttcctcctaaaaatgagggatgcgtcttatgagattgtagcttaccgggaggcgtTGAAGGGAAGCAAGGGGCCCGGCGGCCGGCGCAGGGAGCAAGGGGCCCGGCGGCCGGCGCAGGGAGCAAGGGGCCCGGCGGCCGGCGCAGGGAGCAAGGGGCCCGGCGGCCGGCGCAGGGAGCAAGGGGCCCGGCGGCCGGCGCAGGGAGCAAGGGGCCCGGCGGCCGGCGCAGGGAGCAAGGGGCCCGGCGGCCGGCGCAGGGAGCAAGGGGCCCGGCGGCCGGCGCAGGGAGCAAGGGGCCCGGCGGCCGGCGCAGGGAGCAAGGGGCCCGGCGGACGGCACAGGGAGCAAGACCGTGCATCAGGTGAGATACTTTGTCGGCGATGCAagtttcaaataatggtgccccgaGTCGGCGCGTGtgtagatggagctctcagctcaagatatcATCTGCACACAACgtgccacctccggcccattgatctcccagcagtggacttaaggaaaatggcgttcTGAGGTGGCACGTGAGCAGAGGAgacctcagcttgtcattgagccaagggcTCAGTCTGTGCACGCGCCAACTCCGAGCACCATTTCattgaagcctgcactgccaacAGAGAATCTGTGACACCTGCCGCACTGTGCCTGCAGCCAGAACAACCCCCACGACAGCACCTgctgcattgccctactccagcaccgcccctacctcctgtgacccccccactccaccaccgcccccctctggtaagaaagCAACAGAGTATAAGAttcctctctaaatttggggtgcgtcttattaaGCCAAAAATATGGTACTTTCAGCCAGAGGACCAGCAAAcagctgatgagtgagcactaccatggatAACCCTACAATCTACGTATATGTACGCCAGTCACAGAAAACCCTGCAGAAACGCACCAGCACGCGGCTCAGCTCACAGTCTTCTAAATTAGTAGATTTATTTTTTCTGCTTTCCTGAGCATTGATCATGAATTATAAAGAACATGAAGGTAACGGCTAACGCTGGTTtctcacatccggcttttcgctggtttggcggatgcagcgcacaccagtacagtgtatacagtacaatggcagcgcgacaagcgccggtcacacgcTGTCATGTGAGCGGAGCATGTGACCCAAAAGATgcggtgctgccattgtactgtatacactgtactggagcgcgccgaatccggcaaaccagcgaaaagccgaatGTGAGAAACTAGTCTAACCCTGAGCCAGATCTCAATGATAATGGAATATCTTCCACCCTCCagcattaataagaaaaaaaaaaagttattcatCTTTGGTCTGATGACAGTAAGATTGGGTCTCATCTAGGAGGAGAAGACAAATaccttatttttcggattataagaggcacttttcctcccaaaaattcgggaggaaaatgaggggtgcatcttataatgcgaaggtagcttaccgggaggtggagaatgggtgctgtgctggctgcagtgcgggcgttccagatgctctgtcggcagttcgggtttcaaataatggcgccggaatcggcgcatgcgcacattgagctcttggctcaagatcttatcagcccattgatctccctgcagcaAACTTGAGGAAAATGGCGCCAGGAGGTGGTGCGTGCAcatatgagatctcagcttgtcattgagcagagTACTCAAACTGCGCACGCaccaactccgggcgccatttctttgaagcctgcaccacagACATCTGGGACACCTGACGCACGGCGCCCGCCACAGCGCCTGcagcatcacccctgcctcctgtgaccccgctccaccaccactaccGCCCCCTCTCCAATAAGACCCCATTGGCGTGTAAGACCgacccccaccttttttttttttttatctttacatttggggtgcgtcttataaaacaaaaaatatggtaggtCTCCTGCTTTATCTCCGAGTCATGTGCAGGATAAACTACATATGATGGAAAATCAGGGTCTGGCGGCCTATAGGTGGAGACCAAGAAGGATCAATTTATCTAGCCTAATGGGAAATCTGTGAACATAACGACtggtcaaaccaagcacaggtgcacCTTCCCACTTATTTGTTTTGCATGTATATCCACCCTCATAAATCCTTGATTGACAgatgatatctggctattttctgtgttgagactcctctaacagaggctccacggatcttTTTGATTTGCAGATCTGGCTTCTTAGAAGCGAAAAAGGGGCAATTGATGGAAAACCGGTAGGAGGGAAGGTGCACTGAGCCGAGTGTGGGGAACGCTTCTTTGCTCCCTAGACGAGGGTCGGGAAGACGGATCAGTGTGAACTAAGCCCCTGCATTACACAACGCCGGCGCGGACTAACATCTAAGCGCTGGCACTTTCCCCATTATCTCTATTTATAAAACGCTGACAAAGAAGAGTTCTCTCGATAGAGGACGTTGGCCAGGAATGGGGAGAAAAGTTTAGAGAATCTGTCTTGTTTAGCAAACATTAGAAAATGGAGTTGTTGGAGCAAAGTAAACCTGTCAGGAGGATGGATCGGGCGGGGGACGCTTGATACTCACAGACTTTTTAGTTCCAGATCTTGAGGAAGCTGTCCCATGACCCTGTTGCCACTGCCATGCCATCGTCTGTCACTCCCAAGCAACTTACACGGTTATCATGACCAGCGAGGACACCTGGAGAAGAAGAACATTGGAAAGAGTCAGCTCGGCGAGGCCAAGACATTAACACACTGTCTGCTGATCGCGGCAGCAGACGACATTAGAAATGCATGAGTGGCCCGATGGCCTAAATAATTCACAATGCCATCAGAACGCTCGCTGCACTAACAGCTGGTCAGACCGCGGGAAGCCAACCCAGACCACAATTACGTAGACAAAGacccctgcagccccctcccctgTAAACCAGCCGCCAGTATGGACCCTGTCTACACCCATGTATACAGGATGGTCCTCTGGGGGGGAAGGTGACCTCGTAGATAACCGATGCACAATATCAGGCGGTTAGAAAAGGCAGTTGGGGAAAATCAGGACCTCCTCTGTTAAACACATAAGATGGTCGGCCCGGGGGCTTTGGCCACATGAAGCCGAACACCACGATTAACTGTGAAGGGGAAATGACCGCACAAGTCTGTGGTTACAGATTCACTGCCAGAAATTGGGGAGGCTTTTAGTCCCATCCAGAAACcaataaagcaccactccagcaatttTTGTTAAATAATAAATCAATGTCCCCTGCCCCGTCTTATAATCGCCTTCCGGTGACTATCTTTTATTACTGTcgctctcctgtgatttgtgacctaccGGCAGCTCCAGTTTTTCACGCAGCCAGATGTTAcaaattaatacaagtctatgatagccttgttctggccctcatagacttgcactgagcaCTTGTGATGTAACTGCTGATTTCCAACCAGTCGGATGATGGGCTGGGTGGCGCTGCGGGAGTGGAGAGGtaacgaaaaacattgaagcaaccGGAAGGTGAGTGTACGACAGGGGCTTAGCTTTATAGCACCAATCGTTAAcaccggagtggtgctttaaatcatcAAATTTAGCACATCTGCAACAATGGTGAGCAAATGTGGTATAAGACAAGTCAACTCATTGTTTATGATCTGGTCTACCATAAATTTGACAGATCGTAAGGAGGACAGATATGTAAATAAagtcttaaaaggggttgtccactacttttacattgatggcctatccttagcataggtcatcaatgtctgaacggCCGGGGTCCGACATCCAGCACCCCCACCAATTACCTGTACTTGGTCCCGGCAGTAGCAgcaggtggccagaagtgctcagttccggcATGGCTTCGCCTTGTGATAGCGGCAGCAGCCAGGTACTGTCCATCCGCCTCCtactgattagaatgggaggcggatgtgcagtacccgtctGCGGcctctatcagaagacggagcagctccagagctGAGCATTTGCTGCCGCCGGAACAGAGAGCAGCTAATCAGAGGGAGCGCAGCGTGTCAGATCCCggctaatcagacattgatgacctatcctacgaACAGGCCATCAAtgacaaagtagtggacaacccctttaatcagtaATTTTCCCTCTTAAAATAACAGTTATAGTCCCTTCCAGTCCCAGTCTAACAGTTTCAGCACTGCTCTCCCAGGACTCGTGTAACACTGTCATGTGATCCTGCGGCTAATCAGAAGGTGCTTCCCTTTACCCTCCGTTGGGCATAATGGATGGAAGGTCAGCGTTGCGGCTGCTCTCTTTCTTCGTATGTCTGATTTGTCCGAAGAAGGGGAGGGTAAAGCCAGCCACAGATTATGTCACGTGATCCCTGTGgctaatgtcatgtgagccccgggagagGCATTGctgaaactactggaacagcaccggcggtgttattttacaagggggaaaCACCGATTGCGAAGAGGTTGTCAAGACtagtgaaaaacccctttaaaagcacaAAGTGACTTTACCTCTATAGGAGAGCACTACCATGCCGATCAAAAGTAAaagatactctttttttttttttacagctactCATTGCACTACCAGCACCACGGCACCGATGTACGTCACATTTGGTCCATACAGGTAAGTAGTGCCCATATGACTTCCAAAAAAGCCATAGAGTATATGGAAGGGAGTTTAACCATTAGGTTTTAAAGAAAAATATATAGGTCAACATGGTGTCGCTGATTAAAGCCATGAATATATTTATTTTAGGGCGGTTACAGTATATTGGTAGACCATAAATATTCCCGTTAGGTGGGATATTATGGCACAGATGGATGGTATAGTTATACCTGCTCTGTCAGCCTTGAGCGTGTCCCAGACGTTGCAATTGAAATCGTCATAACCGGCTAAGAGGAGGCGTCCGCTCTTTGAGAATGCTACAGAGGTGATGCCACAGATGATATTGTCGTGAGAGTAAACCATCAGCTCCTGGTCTGCACGAAGGTCAAAAAGCCTGCAAGTGGCATCATCTGAGCCGGTGGCAAAAGCATTGCCGTTGGGGAAGAACTGGAAGAGAAAGATGAGAATTACCATAAACCTAATACCGATATCAACGTCCTCCTACCCAAGCTGAACCCGATGACCGCCAGTGACCCACACTCCTCTATATAGGACGAGCCGTGGCCGGTGCCGTCTCCTATAGGGATCACTAACGGGCCAAGTAAAGAGATCGATTGTATGCACACCTGTCTTATCGGGATACTTCTCATAGAAGGAAGCGTTGAGGGACATCTTTGTCTTGACTAAATTTTATCAAGAACCGTAACGGGTCACTGGGACTCCAAGCTTAATGTGACTGCGACAAGTCCATGTTGGATTTTTCGTGACTTGCCTGTTGCAGTTATCCTAGGGCCCCAATGTGCCCTCATTCCCCTTGTGTGATTTAGAAGCGACACCAAGAGAACTTTGGTTGCACGTCAGGCACCATGGATAAAGTCGCCATATTGGACGGGACCATATTTCTCCTCCAAAGATTCATAGAATGTAATAGAATTACCGTATATTCACGTATCAGCCAGGTTTTTCACCCAATTTTATGATGATAACAACCCCTCTGCTTATATTCGAGTGAGGTTCCcataaaaaattattctcacctgtcctcagtttctgcggtgtcctcttacctgcttcttctaCTTCAATTGAATTGCTTTGCGGCACCGTAAAGCCTTGAGTGCAGCGGCGGCCCTGTGCACCGCACGCAATCATCGAGAGGTGCTTCTTGTGGAACGCAGGCacatggacccctccatgatcgcatcTGGTGCACGGGGCCGCCGCTGCAGTCttggctttacttcagttgaatgctttgcaccacaaaccattcaactgcagtaaagtgccgACCGCAGCGGCGGCCCCGTAGACAAGacacgatcatggaggggtcttATGTGCCTGCGTTCTGCAAGAAGCACCCCTCGGTGATTGCATCCGGTGCACAGGGCTGCCACTGCAGTCATGGCTTTACGGTGCCGCAAAGCAATTCAACTAAAGTAAAGCCATAACGGcaacctgcagtggcggctccgtgcaccggacgcagTCATGGAAGGGTTTATTTGCCAGCgcactgcaagaagcaggtaagaggacaacgcaggaacggaggacaggtgagaatttttGTGTGTAAgcaacagcataataggggacaagaaggagggcacaaggatgaggcacattactacaaggggggacaaggatgaggcacattactacaaggggggacaaagatgggcacattactacaaggggagacaaggatgggcacattactacaaggggggacaaggatgggcacattactacaaggggggacaaggatgggcacattactacaaggggggacaaggatgggcacattactacaaggggggacaaggatgggcacattactacaaggggggacaatgatgggcacattactacaaggggggacaaggatgggcacagtactacaaggggggacaaggatgggcacattactacaaggggggacaaggatgggcacattactacaaggggggacaaagatgggcacattactacaaggggggacaaagatgggcacattactacaaggggggacaaagatgggcacattactacaaggggggacaaagatgggcacattacattttattggtatataCTTTAAGTGTTTAAATGTACCACTAGCAGCTGCATTCCCCACCCTAGGATTATACTTGAGTCAATAAGGTTtctcagttttttgtggtaaaattaggggccgcGGCTTATACGCGAGTATATACTGTACTCTCATATCTGTTTCTTTTGTCAGATCTGTTAAATTCATGCCTACCTAACTTTTACAAGGCAGAATTAACCATTTAATGTACGAGATTCAGCTGAGAACTCATGACCCGGATCAGTGTTTTGAATCTGCAGTATGTGCCCTAATACTTGTAGTTTTGGCAGAAAACTACACTATACATACAAGCAAACCCATACATCGAAAATACTTACACAGATAGCATTTATGTCAGACTCATGGCCAGTGAAGGTCTGTCGGCACATCCCTTCTCGGATATCCCAAAGTTTGGCTGAGGCATCGCAGGCCCCAGACACAAAGCACCTGGAATCTGGAGCAAGGGACAGGCTCATTACATCCCCGGTGTGTCCAGTAAAGGTGGTCGTCTGCTGGCCAGTTTCAATGTCCCAAAGAGCGCTACACGAGAGAGAAGGAAGTAGACATTATAGCGCTGATTGTGATGGGTACAATATTTCCATGTATatcctcttaaaggggttgtcgtctaattttacattgatggcctatccttaggataggtcatcaatgtctgatcggcaatATTAAGACACTCCCAacgatcagctgtttttggtcccggcagtggcaacaggaaatgctcagttccggaggtgctccatcttctgatagcggacgcggccaggtactgcacatccgcctccctcagtgagaccaatAGAAGGCGGAACTGtagtacccggccgctatcagaagacggtgcagctccggaactgagcatttccggttgcCTGCTGGGACTGAAAACAGCCGATTGGCGGCGGTGCTGaatgtcagaccccggccgattaGACATTTATGACTTATTCCAAGGATAGGCAATGTCAAagaaggggacaacctctttaatgttcCACATACATTTTAAAATTGTTATCTGTCGCCAATCAAGGACGCGTCCCGGCAAATATGTACAGATGTGATGGCGTCAGAGCAACTAACCCTCAAATGCAAAGTAACTAGACCAGAGAAGTGTCCCGAATATAGTCCCACATCCCAAAATCAAGGGTGTGTGTGGACCCTCCAAGTACTTCAGCTTAAAGCAGTAAGCCCACCACCTAacatacaatatatacattatACTAACCAAGTGGTATCTCCAGAGCTGGTAATTATTTGGTTATCATCCAGAAAACGACAGCAGGACAGATAGCCTAAAGAAAGACAACGGAAAAAACAGAAATGCCTATTTTAACACCGGTGTTTTTGCTTTTGATGTTGAAGACCTTCATCCCACCCCATTAAGGGAACCAGTTAGGTCCAAAATGCacatagaaccacgagcagttctgggtgcacaatACTAATCCgtacatctagtagcatagataaagagatctatagaaaaagtatttctaaagatcctttatgatatgctaatgaggtcagggactagtcacaagggagttcgttaccctgactagtccgccctccccATCGTTCTGCAGTGGCGATACCCACCTGTGTGACCGGCCAATTCACGGCTCACTCTCACATTTCCTTCACGGGTTTTCAGGTTGTAAATTGAACAAATGTTATCAAGACCACCGCAAGCCACGTAGTTTCCAGAAGGAGCATAGGCGCATGTCATCACCCAAGAGGAACGCAAGGGAATTGCATGAACCTaaaacacaaaggaaaaaaaaatattatattatatatataaaaaaaatcagttcATGTTCAAATACTTTCTATATTAGGGAGGTGGCACCTATTATTCTAACCACACAAAGGAATGGCATAATCAGTAAACGATATGCCATCCGACGGCTCCTGATTGACAACAAGACCCCCCCACCCGGTCAGCAGCA from the Anomaloglossus baeobatrachus isolate aAnoBae1 chromosome 11, aAnoBae1.hap1, whole genome shotgun sequence genome contains:
- the GNB1 gene encoding guanine nucleotide-binding protein G(I)/G(S)/G(T) subunit beta-1, producing the protein MSELDQLRQEAEQLKNQIRDARKACADATLAQITANIDPVGRIQMRTRRTLRGHLAKIYAMHWGTDSRLLVSASQDGKLIIWDSYTTNKVHAIPLRSSWVMTCAYAPSGNYVACGGLDNICSIYNLKTREGNVRVSRELAGHTGYLSCCRFLDDNQIITSSGDTTCALWDIETGQQTTTFTGHTGDVMSLSLAPDSRCFVSGACDASAKLWDIREGMCRQTFTGHESDINAICFFPNGNAFATGSDDATCRLFDLRADQELMVYSHDNIICGITSVAFSKSGRLLLAGYDDFNCNVWDTLKADRAGVLAGHDNRVSCLGVTDDGMAVATGSWDSFLKIWN